The genomic segment ggtcgagccggcccattcgtgccgaagcatggctctcccacgcataaaattataaacaccatcaatcatcatactcgtaatattattattactaactaaaagccgagctttgtgagggctcgcgtcatcacaccttgactgactgatgataattgataacacaTTTATCTACATAATgtacatataaaaaaccttgcctgactgatgataacacataaataaaaattactacgttaaagcacaaatcaattggCGTGATAGTTGTTCCGTAACCACAAAATATACAGATTGGGAGATATACTAGGACTCGTTTTGCTcgcccagcggggctaaaatggtcacatttagcaattcctctcaatcaattcagcaaatgaattctcaaaactgtcaaactgacaaatgtcaaatcagtacaaaaatacagaaatgaattgcaagcagagttgcattttgcgattttagaaaaatgaatcatattatgattcatatcatgatacttcaaagcgaccattttagccccgctgattatTCTGACAACTTATTCGttgataataaaaaacaaaaaacctgTGAATGGTGTAGTgtctactaatatattatattctgtggaaGTGTCgaagtaaagtaaaaaaaaaacgttaaggTCGTTAATTAGAGAGAATGGCTtgatcattataattaatagaataatactttttaataatttaattaaaataacgtttattaaTAAATCATACCGTATTAAACTTTGTGAAACACAAAAAACCAAGCGTGGCAGTCGGAAGACTGGCTCCAATCTTGAGGCTCGACTCCATTTCGTATTTGTTTAATgtttgttttaagtttttagcagggcgagcgaagcgagacATGGTAAATCCCATAAGTggtaacacatctacataaaaaaaatctttactgactgatgataattgatagcatacttaattattaacacgtaaataaaaattactatgataaagcacaaatcaataggcgtgatagtttttctgtaaagtgtaagtaccacaaaatgtaaatgTTGTGGGACTTACCATCAGTCAGTTAATGAGTGTCGACGCGAgctctcacaaagctcggcttttagctagtaaattaaataatttaattttaaaacagagAACAATAGCCAACAatgatgaattattattattgttcagaAAATAATGTGAAGATTTATCGATAAATTAAGATACAACACTAGCAACTTTAGTGTGACAACATTTGACAACTGTCAATTATCAGAAAAGGCGGCGCGGCGAATCCACCAATAAAATTTTGTTCGAAATTTAAACGAAATATAAATAgccgaaaatataattttcgtaTTCATTTAAATTCAAGATTTATCGTTTAGGTACCTTGCACTTGCATTTGATAAAACAATAAGGTGAGTTGAGTGTTTTacctataatatgtatatttatttgaaataaaaatatgtttacgtATTTCAAATACCTACTCATatcgttttaaatttaataaaatgtgaGTCTTTGAACCACAACCTAAAAATTTTagacattaaaattttatacttacttatacttttttaattaaagctcGTACAATCATTGTTTAATTTTAGTGTaccaaagtaatttaaaaattcttaactaagtacttacttacttattaaattaatttttaaggttAATTAATTTTCTAACGATTTTATCATCggattttatactttaaaaatcaGTGCAACATCTTTCATCattaatattttagtagtattcactgatagaattttataactTACATTGTTACAACTTAGTCTTAAGTTTGAAAgtgtaaaaaagtaaaaaaggcataatatagtattcacctatattcataataaaaatatatatatttccaggTGAACCATGTGTGGTATTTGGGCACTTTTCGGCATCAATGGAGATGCAAATACTGCATGTTTTGATTGTTTCTTCAAAATTAAACACCGAGGACCAGATGCCTGGAGAATTGAGAGAGATGCCAGAGAACCAATGGCAACTTTGGGATTCCACAGGCTGACAATCGTTGATACTTTACATGGTATGCAGCCGATGAAAATACACCAGTATCCTCGGGTAACACTTATCTGTAACGGTGAAATATACAACTGTAAGCGCTTACGTGAACAATATAACTTCTGTTATGAAACCAGATGTGACGTAGAAGCCGTTATTCACTGTTACAAACACTTTAGCATAGCTGAAGCGGTAAAAAAACTAGATGGAGTGTTTGCTTTCTGCTTGGTTGACGGGGaagctaaaaaaatatatctcgcTAGGGATCCCTATGGAGTGAGGCCCCTGTTTAAGCTTCAAGATGCAGAAAATGGTGTTCTGGGGATTTGTTCTGAAGCTAAAGGCCTGGTGGGTGTAAAACCGAAGTTGGGCCCGAATGCCACCCTGGCCCAATTTCCACCTGGCCATATTGAAGTATGGGATATTCTAGAAAGTGGTAAGGTAAAACTTAACCGAACAGAACAATACTTCAAACCAGGATACCCACCCAGTTTCAAACCCTTTGTGTCTGAAGATGAATTAAAAGATCTAGATGTGTACCAAAAAACTGCCTATTTGCTGGAAGCAGCCTGCAAAAAGAGATTGATGTCTGATAGAAGAATTGGTTGTCTTTTGAGTGGCGGATTAGACTCATCATTAGTGACTGCCTTAGTTGTTAAATTGGCTAAGCAACAGCAAATTTCTTACAAGATACAAACCTTTGCTATTGGTATGGGAGACTCTCCAGATTTGGCTGCAGCTAGAATAGTCGCCGACCATCTCGGAACAGAACATCACGAGATTAAATTTGACGAAAATGATGTTAAGGCTGCCTTAGACGATGTAATCTATCATTTGGAATCGTTTGATATCACAACAATAAGAGCAAGTTTGCCCATGTACCTCCTCTCTAAGTACATAAAGGAAAAGACTGATACAACTGTAATATTCAGTGGAGAAGGGGCAGATGAGTTAGCTCAGGGCTACATTTACTTCAGAGATGCTCCATCTGAAGCTGCAGGACACGAGGAGAGTATACGCTTGCTCTCAGACATATATTTGTATGATGGACTGAGAGCTGACAGAACAACCAGTGCCCAGAGCTTAGAACCTCGAGTGCCTTTCTTGGACATTCAATTCACCAACCACTACCTCAATGTAGACGCAAAATTAAAAACCCCCCAAAATGGTGTggaaaaacacttattaaggCAAAGTTTCGCAAACAGCGGGCTACTACCAGACTCTATATTATGGAGACACAAAGAAGCATTCAGTGATGGTGTGGCGTCAGTGAAAAAGTCGCTATTTACTACAATCGACGAGATCATCAGAGAAAGATTCTCCAAACATGATGAGGAGTACCCTGGAACACAACCAACCACCGTGGAATCAAAGTACTATCGCCATGTGTTTGAAAAGTCTTTTCCTGGACAATATAATTTCACGCCATACTATTGGATGCCAAAATGGGTCCAAGTGTCAGATCCATCTGCAAGATTTATTAAACACTATGCTGCAAAAGAAAAATTGAACTATATTcaagaatacaaaatataatatttttaaatcattttgaaaAATGGTCCATAACTCTTATTTAACCTTGagattattatacaaaaaattaggtattcattaattaatattaaaatttgtttaaattatcatTTCATTTATAAATCAGTTTTGGACCAgcatgaaaattttaaaattataattataaaaaccggcacaatattatgtaaattaagtaagtacttcattaatattttttaaattattaagagatcgcatttataatattagtacttatagaTTTCCAACAACGTCAGGCGATAATAACCTATTCTTAGCCAAGAAGTTTTACAAGTTGAAAGTTGAAGAATGTTTTACaagtttttatattactatttttgatctgaaacaaaaaaatcttaatattttGTCTTAGCTTAAGTAGGTACCcgttaattttgttatttatattacgTCTTTTAAAGGCCACTTTATTTGTCACTGCTTTATGTGATATTCTAATTGCCACTAAAATTATGTTATGTTTAATAGCCTAGCTATAAAATTTTACAGTTAAGTTTAAACATgtgtacttattatttttatttttcaatacttacttatttaaatatttttgatctgaaacaaacaaaccaaattattttgatctttttataagtatttttatcttatcctaaacttaaattataacttaattttgttatacagggtgtaacaaaaataagtgataatactttagggtgtatacgtgttccttgtagagagttcactgtgaaagtagcagcgctgaaagaccaaatttttttttcacttttgtatggggaaactcgtgacgctcgggccatttcgtctttcagagctgctactttaacagtgaactctctacaaggaacacgtacacaccctaaagtattatcacttatttttgttacacactgtatataagtaattaaatcatttttataTCCTAGCAACTAGCTATTAAAAATTCTAGTTACAGTTACTagtaaaataaacacaatatgtaagtaagtaggtatattaatatttttattttgcaataaaattttgtctttctgaatattctgtatAATTTTGTTCTTTGATAATGATTTGGACATGATAATACGtaatcttttataatatacttaatatcataGACGCCATCCATAAAAAGGTGCCGCCATCTCTATCAGCATAGAGCAGCATAGAGGAATTATACATATACAGGGCGGAGGGCCGCGCCGCCCTGTATATAATTCCTCTATACACATTTTCCGTTTGATAGATCGTACATAAAATATCTTCTAAAAGTATGTGCCAGGAATGTAAAACAAGTAGTTTTACATTcctgatataatatttacaccTTAACACCGCCCTTATGAACGAAGTGTGCGGCGCACACAGACGCCAAGACAATATAGGGGCGCCCGCGCCGGAGCGCAGCATTACcaattagtaaaataaaataaaaacttttaaaaggcAGAAGAGCTAATTAGCAAGAACCCAAGTACCTACAAGTAATACCTCTCCTCTAACAACTTATTCCTTCTAACTCTATTCCGCGTGCGAGCTCAGAGGAATTTGGGCTGATGAGTGATAACATAACTTGTATAAgcttgtataattataataaatccaCGGAGTTCTAGCGCAGAGTACAGCGTTGCAGTTTGCTTCCTATTAAAAGTTTTAAGTTTAGAGTAGCAATTATTATGATACCACTGTAATTTGTGTCAAACTATGTTATTTCCTATTTATAAAGTTAAGTATGTGAATCCGGAACGCGtcgtttaataaataaacaataatttataatttaaacacaACACCAAAACCAATCGGCATTGAACTGGTATGTTAATTTGAACAAGTGTTTTTATtcaatctttttaaaatgtttcttGATTTAAGATTTAAATACTAATGTGACGCTTTAGGTGCCTATAATAGTAATCGAGCTTTAGATTCAAATTACCAAtcaagtatagattagtatggtTTTTTAAAGACGCGTCTGCCAGCGCGGTTGGTACCTGTAAGCGTCACGGTCAACGAGCTTTGAGTGCCAATAGATCGTTACATAGTAAAATAAACCGCGCGGATGGCCCGCTAGGACCGGGTTTCCGCCGCGCTTTTCTCAATGGCAGGtattaggggggtattacattatcatttatatattatgatcatttctatgatcatatataggatccaatatatatgatcatttgatcatatctgcatattacttaatcatatttcattgatcctattttacgtcatatgtggtttcaatagccaatagagagcgctaacgctgacaggtattgacgttagggttactagatctcagagaattcgatttgtcaaaagacatcgtcatttttaatatggcttgttttttgttatttcagcaagattatccaagtatataattagaaaaataattacattacattatttgaaacaaaataacgaaaaagaaattaaaaactcttttttatattaaataactggcaacacctatttctatgaccgtattggatccaatgaataaggaaacagaagTCAAtgattggatccaatctctcagcaaatgtcaaaaatctatgatcaaggaagaaatgaatcatatgtctatttTACATTatgcaatatcattgactcaatgatctcggatccaatatatatgataatctaatatcccccttaaatcaatattatcatgattctagtatcacgcgattcacaagtgtactgtggtctgtgatactgcgattcggcctattacaccatcaatattatgcgtcactgtaaaaccagccttagtCGTTACACGTTACATAGTAAAATAAACCACGCGGACGGTTTCGGCCGCACTGTTCTCATTGCGACTGTACGAGGTGGCAAACCGCGTGGCACTCAACTCGTTTCGAGCGGGTCATCCGCATTGCTTGCGAGCCGTGCTTACCACCCGCGCGGGCGTTAGGTGTCactgtaaaaccagccttagtCGTTACATAGTAAAATAAACCGCGCGGACGGTGTTACGGCCGCGCTGTTCTCATTGCGACTGTACGAGGTGGCAAACCGTGTGGCACTCAACTCGTTTTATAGTTTCGAGCGGGTCATCCGCATGGTTGCGAGCCGCGCTTATCACCCGCGCGGACGGTACGCGTCactgtaaaaccagcctaagCCAGTATTAATTTAGAAGACGGTAGTACAAGAAcaatgtttttattcataaatatcttaaaatttgcataatttaatttaagagcTCGGTATTTGTATTCTTTTTCGACTTAATGTTATCGCCAACATAGTTCCAATATTTAGACCTTATTTTGTCGTACTTTGTTGCTAACGCCTGGCACAATTCTAGCGCTCTATCGGCGTTGTAATAGGAATTGGTTTCGCCTTTCCTCATGGCCTCTTCGCAAATGTCGATAAGGAATGCTAGTAAATAAATGGAACGACATTTGTTATCGTAAAGTTCCTCACAGAACGACACAACAACTGAATTCCCGCATAATCCTCTCTTATCATGAAGCATAACTCCTCTCAGATAGTTCCAAGCACtctcattattttttacaaacttGATCTTCTCCATGGCATAGCAAATTTCCTTTTGCACATTCATGTCCGACCATCCGTGGTGATTGTTCATTACAAAGTACCTTTGATTCCAGGCTGAGTTGTTTCTCACATCTTCATCTATCAAGTTATTAACAAACTCCATTTCCTTATCATAAAGCCTGcaacagattttaatattatacatggtTTATTTTATTGCTTACTAGATGaatcccgcaactccgttgcgaaaattcgttcatcgcgcagGAGCCGTAaaattttctgggataaaaaagtatcctatgtccgtttTCTCAGGATTGTATCTCCAAtccccatactaaatttcagcaaaattagttcagcagtttgggcgtgaagaggtaacagacagatatctagacacactttcgcatttataatattagtatggatattttgcTGCTAAAAACCGCATGTTGCTGTTCTTCCCTACCTTAGATTGTAGGATCTTAGAAACTATACAAGCCATTATGTAAGTACTACAGAATAACAGAACTACAGCCATAACAATAATAGGTTACTTTATTTTCTGGTAACTTAAAAAATTCTTACCCAAACTCCTTGATGACCCACTGCCTGTGTTGCCACGCATGATAATTTTTTGGATCTTGAATGAGAGCATCACCAGTCAAATCAAGTTCCTGCGATGGATCCTTGAGCCATTCCACTAAGACTCTTCTGTGATGCCAAAcctaaacaattaaattttttaattatactaCAGATTGCATCAGCAGAAtataagtaaaaactaaaaatattcattattattaactgTGTTATACTACTTTTATACCTATCAGTCAGAACTGACTGATAAAatcttattattacttattatgtaattaaccATACCCACCATTACCGcaaaaacaatagatttccaagaatccgcgatcgaagggtTCATGTTTATTCTGGGTACAAGTCAGATCATACTATTTTATTACACTTACTTGATAGTTCTTGGGTGATTGTTTAATTACAGACTCGACATATTCTAGTTCAGATCTTAAATCAGTTCCCAAAGCTTTTAACAGATCTcttctgaaataaaataaaacattttaagaacTAACTGACACTTGTTAAGTATGAATTTGTTACTATTGAATATTtgcaaaatttttaaaacaaacatttaataatatttacaaaaaggCATTGTGGTTTTTCAAAgtgaaattatattaatatggccACAGCCTGAGTAATTACCTGTATTGCCAAACAGTATAATTAGCAGAATTTAGCTCCACAGCATCTTTAGTTAAATGCAAAGCTCTCTCTGACATCTCATTATTTTGAAGGACGGCTCTAAAATAGTCGTAAACATCTTCAACTGGAAGAATACAAATAATCATATTAAAATTAGATTTCcttaacatttttatcaaaataataataatcaaatcaGATTAATTTTACATACTGAatcacaaacaaacaaaatattaaaaataatattatctttaaataaGCCAATGTAAATATAAGAATGCCTTGacctaaagttttattttttaccctgACTTATTTGCTgtctaagtatattattttcaaattatcgaACATTTGGTGCAGATACTTACATTTTTCAGAATGTGCAATAACTACAACCGGTGTAGGTCCATCATCCTCCGGAACCGGGGTCACATCTGACCATTCTGGCCTATCTCTATAGAAAGTCCACTCCGTGTAACTGCTTTCACCGTCCGACATTTTGGTTCACTGAAACTGGTTTACTAACTCAGAGCCTTTAAATACCTCCCTTACCTATCAAAAACCAGAAGGTTAGTTGTGAGAAAAACGGTGTATTTAGAATTATTGTTATGTTTGTCTAAGGATACAAAACATAAATTTAATGCTTGTGTAAACTAAGTATACTAAGTATTTACTactagaattttatttaaattattatctctctaaataaataaacgtaagataaaaataaattctagTACGgcacttcttcttcttcttttttatttatggctcctttgtgagttgcCAGTATCTCCTTTGGATTTAACAAATTATCAGTTGTCAAATGTCAAGTATCAACGTCATGTTTAATTTGAcaggtagtttttttatatggaCAATGCACAGGCACACAACATAATGTTATTCAtctttaatgctaagtactcacaaacggttttactcgataattttactccaaatcgagcaaaaaccacagtgtggaccgcaaaactaacagctcgaaggctcgcatcgagccgacTTGATGTTTCCttcgaacttactcgacgcgagctGCCGTCGCTCGAGCTTTACTCAAGCGTGTAGATTATATTTCGTTGAACAGAAATATTTTGGCTCGAAGGGTTCGGTGAATACTGAACGGCGAGCTTACTCGATagagtaatgctgaatgtgtggacgaaagtccatgccgcgggttttgcttgacgtgattgctcgatcgagtaaaaccgtatgttaCTCACATACGGTTATTACTTAGCATAATAACAATACTCATATCATATTTTACAGTTCAGACAGAACAAacctaaataaaacaaaacgtaGAAAATTCTCTTATCAGAGTTTATTGTATAGTTCTATTACAACACAAATACCATCCTTAAATCTATGAGGAAATAAATAGAGGAATCTTTAacttaaaatactaaaaagttACGTTAAATAAATAGCAAAAGTACAGTCATATATTCTAGCTAATTCCAATAGATCCAACTTCATTATTAATTACCAGCCATAGCTATAGCCTAATCCGTTTGTGTACGTCATGTGTGAGACTGCGGGGGCCGCCGAGTAGGCTACTCCTAGTACACCGCTTACCACctggaaaataattaaaaaaaaagctatttAACTTTCTAGCTGCTGTAGACTTACTTAACATATTTAAGTTAAGAGTTGAGACTTAAGTATACACGTTTATAAACGcttaggcatattatatttcgtTTTGTAAATAGTATAAAGGCTTTACCTTGGCAGGAGCCGTAATGTGCGACAATACTGGGGCCGCCAGTCCATGGTACGCCGACGGCGCCAATGCTAAACCTGGATTACTGACTCGAATGTCCGCCTTCCGGACACTGGAGAACGGCGTATCGATTGCCTTTGAATAAGTGGATACctgaaaaattaatttaaaaactaagaTCTAATTTATTTTGTCTGTCGGCTGCTGAATACTGTAGGTACCAAATAGTGCTAGGATagcagggatgttgcgaatattcgcatccgcatccgcaaatgCGAAGAATCCGCGCAAATTTGGACATCTGCATCGGCATCCGTatccgcattaaatcaatgcggattttCATGCGGATGCAATGAAAAAAAttcgggatccgcaacatctCTGTAGGATAGGTATAAGGGCGTTTTCACATTATCCGATCCGATATCGGTATCAGACGCCGATCCACGgtaagtaaaatgtatgaaatataaCCTGTCTTTCATATTGTCCGGCCCGATACCGGATATCggttcatacatttttaaccaTAGACAAATTTTACTTACCCGGGTCCCTGGTATCGGATCGGCGTCCGACACCGATATCGGATCGGATAATGTGAAAACGCTCTAACTGTTTGCAGGTCATCGTTGTAACGGCCACACTCATTAGACACTTAATGaggattaaacttcaatttaaataagACTTTGACAGGTAATGTATGGGGCAtaagtcaaaatctttatttaattacagttacgtAAGTAACtaatattcgtttctgagtgcggcagttagtgcTGAAAGGTTCAACATTAAGCATCCCCATAGCATCCCTTATGAttcgtattaaaataaaaagacgGACACAATGCGACAGAGCGAATCGGGAAAATGGAAATGCGGTCCCATTTTGCGTACATTTTTATGACCTGCCGCCGTTtcggaaaatgtatggaaaatgCTACGCTGCGTAGTGCGTCCTGTCATAAAGTGCGCTACCTTAATGCTGCATTTTCTATCTATTATAGTCATGGAATTACTTACTTGGCCTAAATTAAAAGGCGATCTGTAGATATTGGCCTGTTGTGAAGCAATCGCCGGCTGCGCGGGGTAGTTGTTGTACCCGGGATAGGCCACTGGTGGTCCGTATAACCCGGCTGGGCCTAATAGACCAGCCGCCTGGACCGCAGCCAAAATACATGGTAACAGGATGATCtggaatttaaattttaaatcatctcAAATATTAAAGAAGAGCCCCATTAACAATGtaatgtacctacctacctacgtaTAGTAATACGCTAAGTAGGTATACTTAGCGAATCTATAACTATTTCAAGGTCTGCTTGTCTGTCCGTCATATTGGATAAGTGGCATTGGACAAAGACAGCGGACCTCGGATGGCCATACGCTGCGTAAATATCGCTATATTGGTTAGTATGTAggtagatataattattattttcgtcAGGTTAGTAGATAGTAGATACAGTCTATTCGTTTTCTGCAcctaggctacttgacctatattcaattttattgaacaaatgcatatttctagtagaaattggcctaggaaaccgtatttcacccttatcaccaaataaaagcttatgattgataaataaagtcgatttgaaaatatgattttatgaaaataggatttgtactgacgaaaacgcttttgcggtacttccgatttggatgtgacgtcatcagactcctaatttaatatattttatttatcgcactcgttttatgtaagtttatttgtacataaataataagaataagtctagaaagatttg from the Aricia agestis chromosome 14, ilAriAges1.1, whole genome shotgun sequence genome contains:
- the LOC121733562 gene encoding asparagine synthetase [glutamine-hydrolyzing], yielding MCGIWALFGINGDANTACFDCFFKIKHRGPDAWRIERDAREPMATLGFHRLTIVDTLHGMQPMKIHQYPRVTLICNGEIYNCKRLREQYNFCYETRCDVEAVIHCYKHFSIAEAVKKLDGVFAFCLVDGEAKKIYLARDPYGVRPLFKLQDAENGVLGICSEAKGLVGVKPKLGPNATLAQFPPGHIEVWDILESGKVKLNRTEQYFKPGYPPSFKPFVSEDELKDLDVYQKTAYLLEAACKKRLMSDRRIGCLLSGGLDSSLVTALVVKLAKQQQISYKIQTFAIGMGDSPDLAAARIVADHLGTEHHEIKFDENDVKAALDDVIYHLESFDITTIRASLPMYLLSKYIKEKTDTTVIFSGEGADELAQGYIYFRDAPSEAAGHEESIRLLSDIYLYDGLRADRTTSAQSLEPRVPFLDIQFTNHYLNVDAKLKTPQNGVEKHLLRQSFANSGLLPDSILWRHKEAFSDGVASVKKSLFTTIDEIIRERFSKHDEEYPGTQPTTVESKYYRHVFEKSFPGQYNFTPYYWMPKWVQVSDPSARFIKHYAAKEKLNYIQEYKI
- the LOC121733563 gene encoding protein farnesyltransferase/geranylgeranyltransferase type-1 subunit alpha; amino-acid sequence: MSDGESSYTEWTFYRDRPEWSDVTPVPEDDGPTPVVVIAHSEKFEDVYDYFRAVLQNNEMSERALHLTKDAVELNSANYTVWQYRRDLLKALGTDLRSELEYVESVIKQSPKNYQVWHHRRVLVEWLKDPSQELDLTGDALIQDPKNYHAWQHRQWVIKEFGLYDKEMEFVNNLIDEDVRNNSAWNQRYFVMNNHHGWSDMNVQKEICYAMEKIKFVKNNESAWNYLRGVMLHDKRGLCGNSVVVSFCEELYDNKCRSIYLLAFLIDICEEAMRKGETNSYYNADRALELCQALATKYDKIRSKYWNYVGDNIKSKKNTNTELLN